AGTGCTCAGAACGGTTGCCATGCCGCCGGTATAGTTCTCTCGCTCGTGCTTGGCAGCTGGCCATGTCGGGCAAGCGAGATGGCTACTGTTGCGTATTACGTTCCTTGCCCGCTAGCAGTGTACCAACATGATGGAATTAATTCCGTTTGGCCTATGGTGACGATGTGGTATCAACTGTGGCAACATAATTATAGCAACTTCTGTGGCCGCCAAAACGAACAGTAAAATTCACCTCAAAAACTATGAACAAAACCAATATCCCCCCTTTACTGCTTACgcaatttcgatttcgtttgatCCACGGTATTGGTTGACTGGTTCAAATCACTATAAGCCGAAAATGTGGATAAAGGAACCGTCGGAAGATGCGCATTCTATATGAAGacgaatttattttgaatattatACTGTGTGATCACACGTTacatgaattttttttttcaataccgggattgcaaatattttaagACTGTGCTTGACTATACGTTACCGACTGTTCGTACCGCAAAAATTATGTCATTCGAAAACTTGGAATGCTGAAAAATTTTGTGAATTGCCTACTGAGTTTAGTTTGCGGTTAACACTATCACAATCTATTTAGATATTCAAACAAGTAGATTCAAGCTATAAAGCAAAAGAGCTTGTCACAGAAACAAACTATTGTTAATCGAGCGAGCAAttgaaaattatatttatCTCCAAACAAGATAtaacatgaaatatttcaacaataTTTAACATGTCAAAATCTCTGCTACTTTATTGGTTGGATCATGGCGTTTTCGAATATCCGTTGTTATATCGGAGCTGTACTGTACGGTTTGCTTCTGTACGCTGTGGCCGTCGGCTAAGGATTTTCGAATATGCCATAACGCGATCATCGCGAATATCATGAGCCTTAGTGCCCAGGACACACTACCAGAAGTCAGTTGAGAAAAGGCCATTTTAGGCCTTGGTGCATTGCGAGAAATGCACGCCACTCtgccgttgtttttctttttgtagtGATCTTGGTTTTGCCAGCTTGAAGATTAAAGTCGTTTGATATTGCACTTTTTCCTAGAGAAAGTTTGTGCAATGCGAAGATGCGGTTGTCTATTTCATCAATAATTATCACGCCATCACCAATAAAACTGCATGGTGCGTCTTACACGCGTTAATGTTTTGTATAGTTATAGTTTTTATAGATTATAGTTTAAAGTTTTATAGCTTTGACGCTTCCTTCAGTTGGCGCGATGCCGATAGCTGTCAGCGACGGCCATCGAGGTTTGTTGGTGATGgcggaagcatttctcgataaacCTGATTGAATTGGCTTCCCCAATAGTGCCTGTTGCCTAGACTTCTTCTAGCAATGATACGATATCAACCGAGTTTATTAAAGATAATCGAAGCTTTTTTGATGTGGTTCCTAGTTTGAAGCAAATTTTGTCCTACGCCTGTGTAATATTCGACGAAAACTCCAAAAGCAAACGTCAGCAGGTGAAGGGGAAGAACGTTCAGCGGCGTGAAGCGATCTAAGAGCAAAATAAATGCAATAGTATCGAACGAATAGGCATAATCGTTATACTCTGCGCGGCTCGGAAACACTAAGCCAGCAGAAGGAATGAAAGATCTATACCAGGTTCTCAATGATATTGACAACACCGCCGCCAACATGGAGTTTTGTGAAGATTTTAATAAACTACAGCTCATCTTGAACAACACCAACCAGTTTGTCCGGTCATTCGACAAAATCGTTTTTGATGGCGGTATGACAAAGGAACTCTTTTTCATTCAATACTTTGTTAATGTGTCATTTTTTCTACGCAGGAAACGAACCGTACATTATTGAGATTGTTGCCAGGTTGTTGCGGTACTTGCGTAAGCAGAATTATCTTGATGCGGATAATAAGGTAATTGGTCAGCATGAGGCGCAGCTCCGCAAGATCGCAATGTACCTGGTTTTGAACACGGACGCTTCGTTCCTGTACGATTTGAAGCAAGATGGGCGTGTTGGGCAGCTGCTCTGCACGGCTCCACAGCTCAGCAAGTGTTTACTACTTAACTGCATCTGGGGCCTTGATCTTGATCGCTTCCTGTACGAAATGGTATCATACTCGCCACTCTGGTTCTCGATGCAGTTTCTCCCCCAGACCGTGACCAGTCTTAAGTACGCGAAACCGTATGAGCTGCTCGAGCGGATTGAGGCGCTAGTACGGTCAATCCATCTGGCAATTTACCGCAACGATCGGAACTGGCGCAAAATTGATCGGAACCGGTACGTTGAGCATGTACGAACGCTTGACCGAATGACCGAGCATGTTGCCGCTCTGCTGTTTTACGTGAACACACCAGACGCGTCAAAGTTCGAGGGATGGTCGAAACTGCGCAAACATCGTTACTTCGGCTATGTGCTAAAGCACCTCTTCAGCATGATTATCGCGTGCCTCAATACGTTTACCTGCGAGCCACCAACGGAACTTCCACATAGTGAAACCCTGGCGATGTACGATCTGTTtgaggaaagcaaaaaatcggTAACAGCTCGGTCAACAGCCCCAGAATTAACATCAGTCACTCGGAAGAAGATGCTGGCGATTCACAACATAGCATTGAACACGCTGGAAACCTGCATCTCAGACGTCAGTATTGATCGCTTTCTTTACTGGTCCGAAATCGATCTGTTTAGCGAGGGTGATGAGACGGTCACGCTGCAGCAAGTAATCGGTGAATCGGCCTACCATCTCACTAAGCAGCTGAAGTCAGTGCAACAACACCGTTGCCATAAAGTTCTTTGCCGCCTGGCCAACTTTGTTGTGCGGCCAAAGTCGATGGCTGAGAAGGCAGATGCAATGAATCTAGGGCTGCTAATGTTAAAGATCGACAGCGCCACTGTTGAAAGCGAGAGGCTCATTTACCTCACTTCATTCATGAAACGCAGAGAGCTAGTGTTTGGTAACGCAGAGTGTTTAGAATTTGTAGAGCAGCATTTGTCGCTCCTGAATGAAAAACATGTTCGTATGATGATCGAATACGACACGAGCGAACCCGTTGGCGACGAGCTGCAGTGTAGAGAGGATGAGTTGCCGGAGGAACGTGTTAAGCTTCGTGAGCTTATCCTGCGGCGGGTCCAGGAACTGCCGCTGACGCAGTTTCACCAACTCGTCAAATTCATGATAGAGACATTCGGGCGAGACTATGTGCGCTATCAGCAGGCCAATTTCAGCTTCGAGATGATTGGCCTGATAAATTCTTTGCGGCCGAACGCAGAGAAGTTAACCCGCAAGACTGTGCAGTTGCTCATGTTCCAATCGCCccacacatttttcttcaagCTCATACGAACATTGTATGATATGGGCAAGGAGCATAGCGAATACTATGTTGACATGGCCCTCGAAGTTATGGACCGACATAGAGAGATCGCGACGTACTACATTCGCGAATTCATTGAGGCACTCTTGTGGGAGGATTTTGACTTGAGACTGAATGCTGCGCTTTGTTATATGACACGTCGTATCTATGAACTTGAGTTTGTTGATCAGGGATCCTTCATCGAATATTTTCTATTGCGTGGCGTAAAAGATGCGTACAAAAAGCGCGAACTAGACGTAGTTCATAAGCTGTTGACACTGTTTGAGCAACTATGGCCGCCCTTGCTGACCGTGTActgtgcaacaaaacaaaatatggtTCGTCGAGTAGGCTTGGCTATCGCAATTGGCTTAGCTGAGCAGATCGGTGGTCTGCGTAATGATATGGGGCACCACGAGAAGCAGGAAAGCAAACCGGTGGATCCAATTGATCTTGTTACGATGATTATCGAGTTACTTGAGCCGACGCTCGAGTGCCTTAAAAAAATTTGCTCTGACGAAGGTAAATTTTACCCTTAAACA
Above is a genomic segment from Anopheles bellator chromosome X, idAnoBellAS_SP24_06.2, whole genome shotgun sequence containing:
- the LOC131213554 gene encoding uncharacterized protein LOC131213554 is translated as MKDLYQVLNDIDNTAANMEFCEDFNKLQLILNNTNQFVRSFDKIVFDGGNEPYIIEIVARLLRYLRKQNYLDADNKVIGQHEAQLRKIAMYLVLNTDASFLYDLKQDGRVGQLLCTAPQLSKCLLLNCIWGLDLDRFLYEMVSYSPLWFSMQFLPQTVTSLKYAKPYELLERIEALVRSIHLAIYRNDRNWRKIDRNRYVEHVRTLDRMTEHVAALLFYVNTPDASKFEGWSKLRKHRYFGYVLKHLFSMIIACLNTFTCEPPTELPHSETLAMYDLFEESKKSVTARSTAPELTSVTRKKMLAIHNIALNTLETCISDVSIDRFLYWSEIDLFSEGDETVTLQQVIGESAYHLTKQLKSVQQHRCHKVLCRLANFVVRPKSMAEKADAMNLGLLMLKIDSATVESERLIYLTSFMKRRELVFGNAECLEFVEQHLSLLNEKHVRMMIEYDTSEPVGDELQCREDELPEERVKLRELILRRVQELPLTQFHQLVKFMIETFGRDYVRYQQANFSFEMIGLINSLRPNAEKLTRKTVQLLMFQSPHTFFFKLIRTLYDMGKEHSEYYVDMALEVMDRHREIATYYIREFIEALLWEDFDLRLNAALCYMTRRIYELEFVDQGSFIEYFLLRGVKDAYKKRELDVVHKLLTLFEQLWPPLLTVYCATKQNMVRRVGLAIAIGLAEQIGGLRNDMGHHEKQESKPVDPIDLVTMIIELLEPTLECLKKICSDEDMQEILEKMTAEPLSTQYYFQKHLRQQPKVIECDGNEATVAPFISFAAFLYQDELQPPVDDERITTFLVQLLPQCTLTEALDMARDDMLKAHLFDALATLVEKQPNRYSSLGRRLANHIQGLAQILMPSANTNEERNAWVQTLRNLLQRLPKEMWQDETFVHQLQTSYRLIHNNDNDVDLDLLQSFFNQHTDNLQTNTD